CATTGGAAATGTGCATTTTAGCTTATGTAATTCATTACAATGGTACTTTTGTGCTTTATGAAACCCTTAGTAATTACCAAATCAATTCTAACAGGAACCATTACTTTAACCCAATTACTCATTCTACATGGAATTTCACAATTCACAAATCCacatttaaacaaaatcaaattttatcatATGTACTAACAACAAATCACATTCAAATACATAGATTTATAGAGTTTAATCAAAATCATACATCATACATTCAAAATGCACTTCTCATTAGAAGCAATCACGTTCACAAATCAATGAATAAATCaaagacaaaaattattataagattttCTTATCTCTTTTAGAATTTCTAGCTTATAGGCACATCCTTAGAATCACAATAGAACAAGAATCCCTATAGAACTTCATAAGACCACATGCAAAACCAAGAAGGTCCACATGATCAAACTTTgactaaaaaatatgaaataaattgaaCTTAGACGATTTAAAAAACTGATCGACTAAAATTGTTACTCTTATTGTTAAAAATACATAGGTATgcttgaattttgaaaaaataaagggTGAAGTCGGAATTTTAGAAAGAAGACAaagaacttttaatttttttataaaaataaatgtttttataaaataaacttgtTTCTAAGTTCCTACATTTATAAAAAGAGAAGGAATCATTaatataatagatttttttttaatgtaaatcaCATATATATTACGAGAAACAATATCAGTTAAATTAATgagttattaataatttattatataagataaaaacattacttttactttaaaatattaaaataataaaattgtaatttttttcatttgtacattatttatcttattcctttttatttaatattaaacttttaacTTATCGTAAAAAGACTTTCATATTATATCAAGAGACTActgaattaatatatttataaatattcttatttatatattatttatctttcttaattttatttatatattatttattttaatcattttatctagatataaactttaaattctCCTTAAAAtgctaatataatatcataggacaaatataacaatattaaGATTGACTTAGTAAAGTAATAAAGTCGGAAGAGACGCCgatcttaaataaattatattgattttcATTCTAAGGACGATGCAAtcggttttattattttctagtggaataatcatatttaaaaaaaagaagtcaaattattttcttttatttattgtttaaatttgatTCTTTTATTGTTTGAATAAGAATTCTCTTTAAGTAGTTATCGTCATTTTAAAGAAGCTattgtcattattttctttaaaagttctttgaattttatataataatatcccATTCAAAACACCAACGGGATTGAAAATTATAGTTGGTTTAGTTTTGAGTCTCTTAATTTCATCCCATTGGATCATTCTGAAAAGTGTGCAACGGCATCATAATCAATCACAATTAACAATGCATCAACCATACCCTGACTTAAAGTTGACGCCAGCAACATCGTTTGGGTGCAATAGCTGTGCTGTACTTAAATTGATTTGTATGGTGCAACATACCTCCCATTTAAGTTCATATTGCTaacaactttattttcaaatatttaccTAAATCATATCACTTCCAACGTACGTTTAACTATGTTTTGAATCGAGTCCagattctttatttttttttacgatcatactttaattcatttcttttaacttatttttaattcataactTCAATCACCACTAGATCAttacatcacatcacatcacatgaaaaaatcaaaatagaaaaataaatgatctaatggtgattaaagGAGTAGATTAAAAGtgggtaaaaaaaatatgttaaactatttttatcctttttttgtgtattgtcctctactgaacattcaaaatatactatgttaatattttaaatatctttttaacatattttaaaatgtcaaaattagtgataatcaaTGTATTATGAAGACACAGTAgagaaacaacacaaaaaaaccaGCAAAAAAAGCAAATTTGTTTTGAATCccaaatataaacatataaaattaatttaaaataattttttaatgattaatattttttgttcataatttcatTTTGATTAATTACTAGAATAAAATCTATTATTGATAATTAGCAAATATTTACGGGTTGGATATTATTCGTACTTGTTCCGTATTAAttcaaatatgtatttattatatataagtatcattaataatatttattacaaattttacgTGTAAACATtcatcattaatattatttatttcatattaattagaaattttatatatgtaaataaGTTGCATAGATATACATTTGAACAGTAAACATGTGCCTACACTAACTCCTTTATTCCATCTATTCATGTAACATTATCATACTTTAATGTTTGAGTTGTTTCGCGTAACTTACATATTTAAAgaagaataaatttttaacaatctCTCTCACTCGAATCTGAAATATAACTTTAACTTTAACTATATTAAGCACCACTCAAATTTCAATTAAGAAATACACTATTTCACTTTTCTAACATCTAAGTTAGACTTGCATATACtccaaaacacaaattcaaGCAAccgataaaattatataatcttcTTATCTTCAAGTccatattttaaagttttacacTTACTTAAATGGTTAAACTCCTCTTTAATAGTTATATTCacacaatattatatattcacatatctacttaaatttttaaattgaaagaaatattaagatTATATTTTCTTACGTGTAAATAGTGTAGTGTGatgactaaatttttttaatccattcCTTCTAATCTCCACTATAATataatctatttatatttatataatagatGACTTTAAActtcaaaaattcaaagagtCAAAGATAtacaattaaagaaaaaacaaaaattataagaaaataaataacaaatatttataatattttcattatttatttagttttatatttctaataaaattttaattttttacatttttcataaAGAAAAGACTCTTAAGCAATGAATTATTTGGTGATGTTCAAATAGACATTTTTACTACTTCCAATAAAGTTATAGTTATTGATTTTGTCTTTTCATATATGACGCTTATCAAgtcgtaattttttattttttcaatctttttttattttttatttttcttttaaaaatttataaattgtcaTGTGTCAGGTTAGCATCGTATCACGTGATAGTTTACAGTCGTGACACATGAGAGTggtaatagttattttcaatttcatcctctgtttaaatttttgattcaatttagtaccttattttttaaaaacgaTCTAATCATATCCTCTCCAATTTTAgaccaaattattaaataaacttaattacaacttatacatacatgttacaataattttttttgaatttatacaccaaatcactccacctaaatattcaacttatatatacaaatgtaaaaaattacaaaggtaaaaatataaaaaataaaataatttgaatatttaggttgagtgatttgatgtatatattaaaaaaaattaatgtaacatgcatatataagttctaattaagtttatttactaatttaatcTCAAATTGTAAAGGACAAAGTTGAAtcgttttaaaagaaaagatagggtactaaattgaaccaaatatttaaataaatgactaaattgaaaacaactattaccatTGTCATTTGTCATTAATGTAAATTGTCATGtgatagtttataaatttttagaaaaaaaaaattaaaaaatttcaggACTTGACACATGTCCTGTATGGATGCAATGTTAATTTCAAGTTAATagaaagaactaaattgaactattttaaataattatgagactaaattgaacaaaccaataataaaatactatatatatatataacaataatttgaaACAGAACAATATATTCTTCCTAGCAAAGCACTAACaatttggcaaaaaaaaatcctaccatatatttttgaaaaatcattattaaaaccacattaatgaaaaaaaaagttgaaatggaactcaaaataaattataccaTCATAGGATATCAAACTGGGTGACAAGTTGATTTAGACTTCAAAGTTTTGATGATCATGATTAAACTGatactaaataaatattgaattttttatattctacaatataatataaataaaatatatgcaaattctaaaaattgcaaaaatgaaggcagcaaaaaaaaaaaaatgcaaaattacTAGAAGGCGAAACTTCGTAGCTCCGCACTAACACGCTTAACTTACAAGCGTGATAGTTAGTTACTTAACataactttctttttctgtgAAAGTGGTTCACTTATTCCCATTTTACGTGTTCATccttacataaaataaaactattgtAAGTTGTAGTTTTTAAGCAATTTTTAACATTTAGAAAGTTGTTTTAGTAGTCTAATACGAGTAAAATTATCTACTATTAATGTCATAAACAGATTACTTTCGATGAGTTTTTCAGTAAGGACAgatatctttataaattaattgttcATCAATATCTTTATACATAAAGATTCCcgttatttacaataaaatattaaaagaaataaaaaacaatacatAGAATAAATGAGAATagaaaacaaatgagaaaatatttgaatgtaaataattgaaattattaaaaaatattgtaatactTTGTCCATTCCTAATAGTTTCATTACCTAAAGATTTATATAGATATTTTCAAAGTTTCATCCTTTATTATCAAAATACAAATCTATAGATTTGAATCCTAATTACTCATACTCTCTCAATAACTATCCCATGATTTTCCTTTAATCTTAATCAATCATCCTCGCTTTCATTCTTTTGAAAAGACGCTGTTTTAATTCTCAAAATACAAGCTCTactataaatagttaaaattaaattattcttttttctattaaaaaattactcCGTGGTCTAGTTTTTTGGTTTCTGCTTCCACATCTTTTTCACTGTGATTGAGAGTGCCGTTAACACGATTTCACTTCAGCTTTATTTGCTGCTGCACTGTCACGCCACATTGAACCGTTGAGTGGTTGATTTCATACCAATTTAACTTTTTCCAGTTCTTCAttaatttgtctattttttttattcacagAGGTCATTCAACTGATGTTTACAGATTATAACTATGAAAACAACATATATATGGAACACAAGTAAGCAACAAAATCGACAAAATACCATGACGTATAATGCCATGCTTAGGTCCATTTGCTTTTAATAAAAtctctttaaaattaaattgaagcATTAAAGAAAACTTCATTGATTAACATTTAGTTCCCCACACTCCCACACATAATAATCCTGAAAGAGAATCTGATTGGGGCACTCTCTGATTCGTAAATATTTCAATGAAGATTGTTCTATGGTGAAAAGTAATTTCTCttactatttttcattttaattaataaaaaatgaattttaatttttttcatactttCCTAAAAGTCTTTACAAACACGTTCCTCCGAAAGATTATGTAAGCAGAGAGGTGGTCAATTTTCCGTCAAACCAATGAAACAGAATTTATTTCCAAACATAAACTACTGTCACGGAAGGTATGTACATGTAatattttcatgcttttaaagtTTCATTTTTACAGACATCATGCATTGTATTGTAATCCTAACGTTGTTTCAAGGATTattaccttttatttttaatttcatgagTAGCAATTCTTATGTTTCAACGAAGAGTGTATAGTTAGTCTCTTCATTGAAAAGACCAATTtcttaaattcttttatttttaattattattttaaaaaataaagcaaagtTAGCAATAGCTAGCCACCTTACCTAACACGGGCCTCGTTTTCTACATTTGGCTTTGGTCTAActaacacaaacacaaacacaagtCACCACTTGAAAAAAAACGGAACACAACACAAAATTGAAGTAAGTTTTGTACAGCGAGGAAGCTAACTACCACGCCCCACGTGACTCGTGCTATTCAACTCACACATTCTCTCCATCACTATATAAACCCACCTATATCATCCCATCATTTTTCATTTCCCCTCCAACTCGCTCTTGACTCACTTCCTCTCCGATTCCGCGAGGCGAGTGAATCAGTTGAGGTAAGGTACTCACTCTCCAACTAACTTCCACCAACCAAATCCTAGATCTCCATTTCTCGTTCTTTTCACTTCCCTCTGCGCTTCCAATTTTCAATTCTGCGCGATTTAGGGAAACTATCGCTTCTTATTCTAGAATATTCTCTTCTGCTTTTCGCTGTGTGTTGTTCGATTATTGTACATTCGTCTCGAACTTGTGCTGGTAGTGGATCTGCTTCGCTCGCTAGTTTCCATCGTTTAATTTTCAAATCGAATCGCGCAAATCGTTTTTTCAGTTGCTGTGGTGACTGCGTGTTTcgttttttgttgttgaatgAAACATCGATTCTGGTTTCGTTCTCTTACTTATATTGTTACGGATTTCAAATTCTGGCTTGCTTGTCATTGAGATTGCAACTTCATTCTCCTCAATTGCGAAGTTTTGGTCGTTAAACGACTCCGCttttgttggtttttatttCTTCCTCCTGGACATTTCCTAGAATGAGGTTGTGGAGTATGGACCTTGTTTACTACTGTCttgtttgatgttttattttttcctctttATTTGGTTCACGAGGATCACATGGCTATAGTTGTGAATgatatatagttttttaatcTTGTTGAATCTATGTTTGGAGGATGAGCCTGACGTAACAGTAAAGTTGCGCCTTGGTGACTTCTTGGGGATGAATTTATGGTTGCTTAAGATAGATCATAAATGGTTGTACCTAGATAGAGATTTCAACTCTGTGTTTCATTTCAGCTGATATGGAGaatataatacattattaattATGTGATCCTTTTTTTGGTATATATTAcgttttaaatataacttttggtACGGTAACGGTTCAACTATTTCTTTGCAACTTTTCTTCTGTGATGTAGAAAGTAACGCTCTTGTTTGTTGCCAGATCGATCTGTTTCTTCATCATGGCCACTGGACAACTATTCTCCCGCACTACACAAGCTTTATTTTACAACTACAAGCAGCTGCCCATCCAGCGGATGCTTGATTTTGACTTTCTCTGTGGTTTGTATAGGCTCTATCATCTTGATTTTCTTCTTGGTAGATTACAGAAAATGATACGTTGACATTAATCTATGCTCTTAAAACTAATGAAATTACTAATTTTGTGTTCACAGGCAGGGAAACCCCATCAGTTGCTGGGATAATTAATCCTGGTTCTGAGGGATTTCAGAAACTCTTTTTTGGTCAGGAGGAAATTGCCATACCTGTTCATTCTGCGTATGTGTTCTTCATCCATCTGTCTACACAAATTTCctctatttttgtttgaatttgggATTCGGTTTGTAGTTGTGGCCAAGAGAAATTTTCCCTTATTCCATCTGTCTCCTTACCGTTTCAACATACCATTCAATACAAAGTGACCAACTTTCAAACATGACATTCTTGTTTGTGTGGGGTGATTTGTCTTAGCCTTATCCTGACTTATTTTGCAGCATTGAAGCAGCATGCGCTGCACATCCTACTGCCGATGTCTTCATCAACTTTGCTTCATTTAGAAGGTCAGcaaattatttactattatttggAGTCTATGGTATCTTGTTGCACAAAATAATTCATGAATATCATTGGGATATCTGGAACATGATATCAttttaaatcaaagaatattTTACAGTGTCTTAAATGATCTTTTAGGAGTGGCTACGTATTTCTTGAGTTATttgcttatttaattaggaTTGGATGTCTAGTATCAAAATATATAGTTGTTAGTAGTAGTACTTAGTCTGTCTTTCATATCATATTATGTCACATCAAATCATTGTCAATTTCAACTATTCAGTccctatttatttttctttttcttctttccctACCTAAATCCTTATGATGTCAACATGTTCAAATTGATCTACATGCAGTGCTGCAGCATCATCCATGGCTGCTTTGAAGCAGCCAACAATTAGAGTTGTAGCTATTATTGCTGAGGGGGTACCTGAGTCAGACACTAAGCAATTGATTGCATATGCCCGTGCAAACAATAAGGTGGAAGTTGAAATATATATGGATCAAATTAATAGCTATAAAATAGCATGGAAAGACTTATTTAATTTCTCTTGATTTGCTAGGTTGTTATTGGTCCAGCTACCGTTGGAGGCATTCAAGCAGGTGCTTTTAAAATTGGTGACACAGCTGGAACAATTGATAATATAATTCAGTGCAAGCTCTACAGGCCCGGATCTGTTGGATTTGTTTCTAAATCTGTATGTATTCATTCCCTTCCTGTTTATATTGATGTCATCTTCACATTGTAGATCCACTTTTTCTTCTAGCATCACTATGAAGCTTTTGATAATCCCAACTTGCTTGTGTTACGAACGTGCAGAATTTGATCGATGTCTCAGCCAATGCATGCATTTTACTTTTTTGGCTTTAGATACGATACTTTGCTATGTATATTCGTTTTGTACCCAGAAAAATATTTCACCACCAGGAGCTAATTCAAGTCCAAATCACAGCTTCgagaaatttaataataatccTTGAGAAGATAAACATGGATCATACCTTTTTCGtgtttataattgtttattcGGTACCTTCAGTATGTGTAGATACAAAAAATAGTGTGCTGGTGCGACAGGACAAATTTGCAATTTTGTGTAGCTCAATTCCTTATCTTTGAGTTTATTTCtctatcatttaaattttgcttCTCTTTCTGAAAGAACCAAAGAGATAgccttaatatatttttgtgaaGATTGAGCTCAATCTTTATATTAGATTTCAGAATGGACGATgagattataataattacagTGGAGTACAGATGTATCGAATTATAACTAGAGAAAGGCACAACATAACATGAATTGTTAGTTTACTTGCATGATATGTTTTTGAGCATCAATAAGCACTCTTTCCCTCCCTATGCTCTCTCTAGTGCTAAATAATGGTAATAGCTTCTTTAGTTAATATCACATGTTCAATGAAATTTCTTATTCAAGCCAAGTAGCAAATAGTGTTGTATGGAAATTTAGAATTTCAGATTTgtggatttttttgacatgatATAATGTATGAACGGATGATTCTAAAGGAAAGCAACTTTTTGATTACAGGGTGGGATGTCCAATGAACTATATAACACTATTGCCCGTGTAACTGATGGGATTTATGAAGGTAATTATTTGCTGATTTTATCTTTTCGATTTTGTCAACTCCATATTGAGTTATATCTGTTTAACTGTAGGCATTGCCATTGGAGGGGATGTTTTCCCAGGTTCCACACTTTCTGACCATGTTTTACGGTTTAACAACATACCCCAggtaaattttttctttcttcttggGGAGCTACCTAAGATATGTGCATCCTATAAATATCTGACTACAATTTAGagcatataatttttttcttgttattgaCCAGTCTGGGTTTATCTTAAACCGCAGGTTAAAATGATGGTAGTACTTGGGGAACTTGGTGGGCGTGATGAGTATTCCTTAGTGGAAGCTCTAAAACAAGGGAAAGTATCAAAACCAGTTGTTGCCTGGGTTAGTGGGACATGTGCGCGACTATTCAAATCTGAAGTACAATTTGGTCATGCAGTATGTCCCAGCTCCTTTAATTTAACCTTGACTAAATTGTAAATCATTTATCATAGCACGGCATTCTTAATCTCTGTTGGCACTTACATAAATCAGGGAGCTAAAAGTGGCGGTGAGTTAGAATCTGCTCAAGCAAAGAATCAAGCACTAAAGGATGCCGGAGCTGTTGTTCCCACATCATTTGAAGCTTTTGAAGCTGCAATTAAGGAAACATTTGACAAATTGGTTagtatacatatatattgaaaatttgcATATGATTAATTGAATTTAATCCCCTCTCCTAATCTTGGAAATGCACGATATTGCAAagaaatttctttcttttccttaatTAGTTGTAATGGTTTGCTTATCTCAGGTTGAAGAAGGGAAGGTCACACCAATCAAGGAAATCACTCCTCCACCAATCCCTGAAGACCTTAGCTCTGCAATTAAGAGTGGAAAAGTCCGTGCTCCAACTCATATTATTTCCACCATTTCTGATGACAGAGGTATATTGGAATCCATTGATGTTGTAATTTAGAGATAACCATCTATCATTTTATGGGTGGACACTCACATTCGATTGTTCAACTGAAGTTTTGTATTCCAATATTTTCTGAAGGTGAGGAGCCATGCTATGCTGGTGTACCCATGTCTTCCATCATTGAAAAAGGttttggtgttggtgatgttatATCTCTTCTGTGGTTTAAACGCAGCCTTCCACGATACTGTACTCAATTTATTGAGGTAGACTGATCAACAGTAC
This portion of the Vigna unguiculata cultivar IT97K-499-35 chromosome 6, ASM411807v1, whole genome shotgun sequence genome encodes:
- the LOC114188120 gene encoding ATP-citrate synthase beta chain protein 1, whose translation is MATGQLFSRTTQALFYNYKQLPIQRMLDFDFLCGRETPSVAGIINPGSEGFQKLFFGQEEIAIPVHSAIEAACAAHPTADVFINFASFRSAAASSMAALKQPTIRVVAIIAEGVPESDTKQLIAYARANNKVVIGPATVGGIQAGAFKIGDTAGTIDNIIQCKLYRPGSVGFVSKSGGMSNELYNTIARVTDGIYEGIAIGGDVFPGSTLSDHVLRFNNIPQVKMMVVLGELGGRDEYSLVEALKQGKVSKPVVAWVSGTCARLFKSEVQFGHAGAKSGGELESAQAKNQALKDAGAVVPTSFEAFEAAIKETFDKLVEEGKVTPIKEITPPPIPEDLSSAIKSGKVRAPTHIISTISDDRGEEPCYAGVPMSSIIEKGFGVGDVISLLWFKRSLPRYCTQFIEICIMLCADHGPCVSGAHNTIVTARAGKDLVSSLVSGLLTIGPRFGGAIDDAARYFKDAHDRGLTPYEFVESMKKKGIRVPGIGHRIKNRDNKDKRVELLQKFARTHFPSVKYMEYAVQVETYTLTKANNLVLNVDGAIGSLFLDLLAGSGMFSKQEIDEIVEIGYLNGLFVLARSIGLIGHTFDQKRLKQPLYRHPWEDVLYTK